A section of the Lycium ferocissimum isolate CSIRO_LF1 unplaced genomic scaffold, AGI_CSIRO_Lferr_CH_V1 ctg5326, whole genome shotgun sequence genome encodes:
- the LOC132044848 gene encoding putative UPF0481 protein At3g02645, translating to MATRVMQIVPLLMREDKESDDGIVFNRNDDYDPKVVSLGPYHHGKRKLKFVEDYKPQAVEMFIEGHSTTEDEYLNKILENIGYVRSCYLDCEKYDCDAFAQMMLRDACFILNYINVTDDSPKRDAMIERLGTAVTDDSPKRDAMIERLGTAVYNSIIRDMCLLENQVPFWILEMLVGLRYGKKGDEFVKDMEKYFFRRFFNDQEAELPKADKINKLGMEPLHLLEIFRRVIVTGHDRDPSGGGDHRCNIGNLVKRLENSGCRSKDDTSSYHGYVFRSVTDLKSKGIDCRASGNNSLKGVRFNPYESWLSAKLMIPPCRVTAHTRAFFMNMIAYEFSPYSNFLYDKSVTAYVNFMKQLVVSKQDVKELRNQRIIFNGLGSDEQVAKVFKALNTYEIVDTSTYSAVMNNIEKQYYNSKGRTWMADLKTTYFNGPWSIVALAGSIFLLCLTIVQTFYAA from the coding sequence ATGGCAACTAGAGTTATGCAAATTGTTCCATTACTGATGAGAGAAGATAAAGAAAGCGACGATGGTATCGTATTTAATAGAAATGACGACTATGATCCAAAAGTGGTTTCGCTGGGGCCCTACCACCATGGAAAGCGGAAGCTCAAGTTTGTTGAGGATTACAAGCCCCAGGCCGTTGAAATGTTCATTGAAGGCCATTCTACAACCGAAGATGAATACTTAAATAAGATTCTAGAGAACATTGGGTATGTGAGAAGTTGTTACCTCGATTGTGAAAAGTATGATTGTGATGCATTTGCTCAAATGATGCTTCGAGATGCATGTTTTATTCTAAATTATATCAATGTGACGGATGACTCACCTAAAAGAGACGCGATGATTGAGCGTCTTGGTACTGCTGTTACGGATGACTCACCTAAAAGAGACGCGATGATTGAGCGTCTTGGTACTGCTGTTTATAACAGCATTATACGTGACATGTGTTTGCTCGAAAATCAGGTACCTTTCTGGATTCTCGAGATGTTGGTTGGCTTGAGATATGGTAAAAAGGGAGACGAATTTGTAAAggacatggaaaaatatttctttagaaGGTTCTTCAATGATCAGGAGGCAGAACTACCTAAAGCTGATAAAATCAATAAGCTCGGGATGGAACCCCTTCACCTTCTTGAAATTTTCCGAAGGGTAATTGTCACAGGCCACGATCGAGACCCATCTGGAGGTGGTGACCATCGTTGCAATATCGGCAACTTGGTAAAGCGCCTTGAAAACAGTGGTTGCAGAAGCAAAGATGATACATCATCTTATCATGGCTACGTGTTTCGTTCAGTGACGGATCTGAAATCAAAGGGGATTGACTGCAGGGCAAGTGGTAATAATTCTCTCAAGGGTGTACGGTTTAATCCCTATGAGTCCTGGCTGTCTGCGAAGCTGATGATCCCACCTTGCCGTGTTACAGCCCACACAAGAGCGTTTTTCATGAACATGATCGCTTATGAGTTCTCTCCCTATTCCAATTTTCTTTACGATAAATCTGTGACTGCTTACGTGAATTTCATGAAGCAACTTGTGGTTTCGAAACAGGATGTGAAGGAACTGCGAAACCAGAGAATTATATTCAACGGCTTAGGGAGTGACGAACAAGTGGCGAAAGTGTTCAAAGCTTTGAATACCTATGAGATAGTGGATACATCTACTTACTCGGCTGTCATGAACAATATCGAAAAGCAGTACTATAACAGCAAAGGCAGGACTTGGATGGCTGATTTGAAAACCACATATTTTAACGGTCCTTGGTCTATAGTTGCTTTGGCGGGTAGTATTTTCCTCCTCTGCTTGACTATTGTCCAGACCTTCTATGCAGCCTAG
- the LOC132044846 gene encoding uncharacterized protein LOC132044846, translated as MDPYESLYGRRCHSPIGWFKPTEVELLGPDSVHEAIEKVNLIMQRLKTAQSRQKSYSDMRHRELEFAVGDKVFLKVSPMKGVMHFGRKGKLSPRYIGPYEIIKRVGKVAYELRLTAEMSMVHPMFHISMLKVYKPDPSHVLHHEDIEIDEDLSYEEEPVQILDRQIRRLRTKDVASVKVLWRNHNTEEAT; from the coding sequence ATGGATCCTTATGAGTCTCTTTACGGGAGGCGTTGTCAttctccaattggttggtttaaACCAACGGAAGTAGAGTTGTTGGGTCCTGATTCAGTTCATGAGGCGATCGAGAAGGTAAATCTTATTATGCAGCGACTGAAGACcgctcagagtagacaaaaaTCTTATTCGGACATGAGGCATAGGGAATTGGAATTTGCTGTTGGCGAcaaggttttcttgaaagtgtcacctatgaaaggggTAATGCATTTTGGcagaaagggcaagcttagtcctcgctaTATTGGTCCTTACGAGATTATAAAAAGGGTTGGgaaggtagcttatgagttgagaTTAACAGCTGAGATGTCCATGGTTCATCCGAtgtttcacatttcgatgttgAAAGTGTACAAACCTGATCCTTCCCATGTGTTGCACCATGAAGATATTGAAATTGATGAAGAtctgtcttatgaagaagaaccagtGCAGATCTTAGATCGTCAAATTAGAAGGTTGAGAACAAAGGATGTAGCATCGGTTAAAGTGTTGTGGCGAAACCATAAtactgaggaagctacttga